In Caldicoprobacter guelmensis, the genomic stretch GGATGTCCACCGCACCAAAACGATAGTTAGCAAGCAACATTGCCCTTACCAGTGCTTCCCATGCATAACCTCCCCGATTTTGTTCAAGATTACGAATTAACTCTTTCATCCTATTGCTGTTGGGATAGTAATGCTCGGTCATATAATAATCGGGAATAAATGCAATACTTACTCTGTCGTGCTCTTCTTGCATCTCAGCCAGTTTGTTTGATACGGCTCGTACTGCCTTAATCGATTGTGCCATTCTTAAAAAAGTATAGTTGAGTTCACCTTCGGGGCTTACAGGCGCTGCAAACCCATGCCGCTCACCAGTGAATGCTATTCTTCCATTACCGTCACCGGCTCTAGGGTCAATTACATAGTTAAACCCTCCACAGAACAGATAATAGTTCAGCATCCTATTTCCCTGAGCAATGCACATCCTCATTTTGAAATCAACTGCTGATGGGTCGTACCGCCCGCTATAAGTCAATCCATAGTTGCCATCGCCACACTCAAATTCCAATGAGGTTAAAGGTTGGTCCTCGTTGTTGACCGCATCCATAAACGCGTTGATAAGATAAAGGTCTTGAAAATTATCCATTGTAAGGTTGCCCAAATAAATATCAGAACCTGCAACATAGCCATCTCCCTGAGTATACGCTTTAAACAGCTGGCTTATACCGATAGGATAGGTAAACCCACGCCCTCCCGCTGTGCCATGGATATTAATAAAGAATGGCACATCTTTAATGCCAAACTCTTCAGCATAACTCCTCAATATAGCAACATATCGTGCAAAACGCTCTCTCATATAATATCCCAGGTCTCGGAATAGTTGAAGGGCATACTCCTCCTCTGGAGAGCGAATAGCTTTTTGGCACGTTGAAATATTGTCTAAATCAAAAGGATAACGCTTTTGAAGCACTTCTTTACTATATTGCTTGTGAAGCCACCCTATAAAATCCTCTATTACATTGTCAGTCAAATCCGGGCAATTGCTTACCCAAGACAACATACCTATTTCATTGTCCAACTGTATGCCGATTACCTTCCCACCTTTTGTATAGAGGTGAGAAGCAATGATGGGCATCACTGCTGCATACCATTTGCGTACTTCTTGTAAAAAGGCAGGGGCAAGGTAATCTATCGTCCTTGTAGGGACTTTTTTCCCATCCCAACTAATCGGCACTATCTCCGGGTGCTTCTCGTAAACCCAATAGGGTATACCCTCGTTTTTCATCTCGGCCATGATGAATGGACCAGGACGCAAGAATACAAAAAGCTCGTTTTTCTCACAGAGGCTGATAAATCCCTCTAAATCAAGCTCGGGACGTGTCCTACCTGTAAAATCAAACTCCCCTTCAACAGGTTCATGACAAATCCAAGGTACATATGATGCAACTGCGTTACAACCTGCCATCTTTAATTTATTGATGCGATCTTGCCATTCTTGACGTTTCAGCCTAAAATAATGAATCTCACCGGCTATTATAATTTGTGGGTCTCCATCGATTATGATCCTCTTATTCTTTATCTCTATCATTGCATATAACCTCCCCTATAACATTTGGCAAGCTTTTTCTATTTCCTTTATTGCCTGCTCGGCTTCAGCTATAGTGTCAAAATGCGGCAACACAAACATTAGGCCATCTGGTCCCAATTCTCTTGTAATCTCTATTGCCTCATCTTTATTGCAGTATATGTATAGAGATAAGTTGCGTTTTCGTATCTCTCTAAATGCCTCAATCCACGATACCGGGGAACCCGCTCCAGGCTCGGGATTCCACTGTATCCCATTCAATTTAGGAATACCTGCTATTAAGTCTATAAACCTCATTTGACTCGTACCATCTAAGTGGTACAGCGAATAATCGAGATATTCAACAACCCTGCACAAATCAGGTATCACAAATTCCTTAAACATATCTGTTGATATCATTACAGCAAAATCGCATTGAACGGTTTCAAAACGCCCTTCAGCCATTAAGCCTATCCACGAGCTGGTTTCGCCATAACCAAGACTTAATAGCAGTTGGTAAAAATGTTCATACGCCTGTATATAAATATCTGTTAGCACACTGCTCCATTTCTTCACTGTTTCTGGCCTCTCGATTATATCCAAACATAATACCTCTGGGGTTCGCAGCAAAGACAACGTCGTAAGGGAATCCAGCATGACAGGAGGGTTTATATATCCTTTGTTACCAATTGCTTCAGCCAGCCTATAGTAGCAATTTTCCAATGACTTGATTATATGGTGGTTTTTGTCAAACTTGGGTAACTCCCTTTCCCAAATATCAGGCATAGGTTTTACCCATGCCTGTCCATTTGCATCATATTCATAATCGCTTCCACACAAAACTGCTGGCAAGCTTATGTTGGCACCCCATATAATATCGGCACACGGCATGGCTTCTGCTAAATATACAGTGTTATCAAGTTGCCACTCATTGTATTTTATATGCCATTCAGGCGAAAAATCCAATTCCTTCTTGCTTTTCCCTTTATCTTCAAAGGTGAAGTCATATTTGTGTTTGGATGCCGTCACATAAAGGGCTGGCCGCCCTAGACTCTCACCAGCCCAAAAAGCCCTCAATCTTTCACGTGCTTCCTTCTCGTTTTCCTTCAATGCGTACTTCATGTATGCTACCTCTCCCTTATTTATGATTCTTATTCTCCTGTTATACCAACTTTATCCAGACTTTCAATCAAATACCTTTCAAGAAATGCATAGAGAATTACTAGAGGCACTATGCACAGTAGCGTTCCCGCCATGCGCACGCTTTCATTCAACCTCAATAGAGGATTAGCAGACTCTGACACCGGATAGAGTTTTGCAAAATACTCAGTAAATCTCTGCAGCGTCAATGGGAATGTCCTTATAGCTGTCTCGAAATACAAATCAGCCAAATATGTCTCGTTCCAGTGCCAGACAAATGAAAAGACAAATACGACAACTATAGCAGGGATAGCTAGCGGCAGATTTATACCAGCAAAGATTTTAACAAATCCAGCACCGTCTATTTGTGCAGCCTCATCCAACGATTTAGGAATCATTTTAAAAAATTGATAAAATATGAGAATAAATATTGTGTTTCTTATATCCTGTCCAAATAATGCGGGCACAAGAAAAGGAAATATGGTCCTTAGCATCCCGTAAGACTTAAACATCAAGTATTTAGGCATGAAGGTTACCTGATCAGGAATTATAAAGGTACATATCACAAGGAAAAACAGGACTCTTTTAAACTTAAAGCTAAACTTGGCAAAGCCGTATCCTATCAGCGCTGAGGAAATAGTTTGACAAGCCGCAATAAGTAACATATAAAAACTAGAAGTCAACAATACATCAAATCCACCCAGGACATTCCATGCCCTAATGAAGTTGCTGAAATATATTTTAGTAGGTATCCATTTTACAAGCGGATTTACAATGTCATACACATCCTTCATGCTTTCGGCAAGCATAATTAGCAATGGATATACGAAGACAAATCCTATACCTATCATCAGTAAATACACAATAATTCTAAAAATTAACCCGTGTTTTTTAGCTACAATCAAATACCTCCTTACTTTATTTACCAAATATCCTGCGTTCACAATAGTCTCTCCTTTCTCAAGCAAGCTACTCTTTTTCTCTACCAAACAACAAGTATGCAAGCATTACAGCAAACAAAATTATAATAAAATAGATCCATGAAGCTGCAGCAGCAAACCCAAACCCTTTCCTAATGTTGAACATGGCTAATTTAATTTGAACGATTATTGGATTGAGCGTTGACATTGAAACATCCATTACAGTGTAAATAATGTTCAAAAAGATAAACGGCCTTAATACTGGTAGTGTTAACTTCCAAAACTGTTGCCAACTTGAGGCTCCATCCACCATAGAAGCCTCAAACATGCTCCTATCAATTTTCTGCAATGCTGATAGAAAAATAAGAGTTTGCACACCTGTATGCCATAATATTAAAACCGCATTATTAAAAACATAGAGTATGGGTACCGAAACAAAACTGGGCAAATATTGAGCAATGAATTTATAAACAGGAAAATTAAATAGCCCTTGAAGGGTAATGGCATTCATGGATTTCAAGTTATCAACCACAGGCCCACTCATTATTATGACCGGCAAGAAAAACAAAGCCCTAAAAAAGCTGCGCCCTTTTAATTTGCTATTTAACAACAGCGATAACATCAACGAAAATATTACCACCATGGGAACAAATAACAGCAATTGCATAAAATATTGAGGCAACGCCAATTTAAAGTCAGGGTCCTTCAACAGCACATCAGTGTAGTTAAAAAAACCAACAAAGGTAGTCTGAACAGCATTCAATAAAAATCTAACTTCGCTAAAACTATATAATATGGTATTAAATATTGGATATATCATAAATACTATAAAACCGATAATCCACGGCGATACAAAGCCCAACCCTATCAACTGCTCTTTAGTCCTCAAACTCATTTTTACCACTTTCATCACCCTTAGTCATAATTATTTTACACCCATGCCTATAATTCTTGCAGATTTTCCTTCAACAATCTCATTGTTATATTTCCAATCTTTGTCAGTATAATTGATTGCTATCGTTGTACCATCCTCATATTCAACCAGCACTATGCCGTTTTCAGGTACTGTTCTTTTTGTAATGGCTTTTCCCTTAACTTTCGATAATATATTATCCACCATCTTATAGGTTGCAATTATATAATCTTTCCAATCATTATACCTTGACGAATATATATAATTTAAATTCGTGGATGCCAGCTTATTTGAATACTCCTCAGTTAAAACATATGATGGATATGCCCCGTAATCGATCAACCTTAAAACATCATCAATGGAGTTAACTCCAAAATTTAAAGGAGGAGCATAATACTCTTTACTGCCGCTTAAAACTATTTGCATAAACGGTACCATGTCAGTTTCAAAAGCAAACTGTGAATGCTGCATAGGTACATCAAAAATCTTGTTGGCATATTTCACAGCATATATGTTAGGGTCATACACTGCAATTTCATTAAGGCTATCACTTGACATTTTAAACATTTCATCTATCTGTTTTTCTATTTGATGCCGTAAAGTAACATTTCCTCTTTTAAAGTCAGAAAACAGATTAGAGGCTAACCCGCTGAACGCTATATTTTTCATAAAATATGGATATTTTTCAAGTGAATCAAGTACTTCACGTACCCCTCGCATGCTTTGATAGTATGTCCGTTGGAACATGGGCATAGTGGCATCTATTTTTTCTATTACCCCGCCATCTATATGATAAGCCAATTTGCTTTTATCTATTTGATGCTCATAACCGCTAAATATCTCCTTTTTCAACAACAGCTCACCGTTGTTAGAGTTAAGATAATCGCTTAAACGCTTTACATCTTTTAGGCTGCCTACTGCAGGGTCTACTGCCGTTTCTGTTAACCTATGACCATTAACGCCTCCTTTCTCGTAACCCCACAATACTACAGACATAGAATTTATGCCTTCATCATAAAGTTCTCTTATCCACCGTTCAACGTCAACCAATCGTGTCATAACGCCTAGGCGATTCCCAATAAATCCCTTATAGGGTTCAGCCATTAACGCCTCTATCAGTAACTTAATATGAGAGCCTTCAGCTGTCGATTTAGTTAAAATTCCCTCTTTGTAGAGTTTTTGCCTGTAAGCCTTTGCCATACCCACATAGTCAGCGTCTTCACCCGATAAGAAGATGTACTCTATTGTAGCATTCACAGCGTTTTTATGGGGTTGCAAAGCAGTAAAAACGCTTCCGCCTGTTTTGCTTATTGGCTGTATATACTGTTCCCTATAAATAAACGCCGCACACACCCAAGTGTAGTCAATAATAGAATTGGCCGGGTTCACGTTTATTTCAGCATATGGTTCTCCACTGGTAATTACAGCCAAAAAGGCATTTTGTTTGCCTCCATGAGCAACTCCAAATACCGGCATGGTAAGCCTCTCTTTATCGGTTTGCCTAGTAATTGATGTCTTCACTGGAGGCCGTTTCATACCTAAATCAGGGCCATAAATCCGCTCAACATACGACGATATATAAGGCCTTGGTTTTGAAAATCTAATCAAAGCACCGCAACCATCGGGTATTAATACATAGCCTGGAAACTCATCTCTGTAAGCAGCCCCAAAGAAAGGCATAATATACAACTTGTGAAGTATGTTTTTGCCTTTTTCAACGATACTCTCGTCTGGCACCGTTACTTTAATTCCCAAATCTGTCAATTCCACGCGAACAGTCAGAGCAATCTTGGCCTCGTAAAATTCCACTTCAGCAGAAAAGCCATTTTTGTCTATGCTAATTTTAGGCTTCTTGGCGTTACTGTGCTTAAGCGGTGAACGGCTTATAGACCCTGACGGATTTATATATTCAACCGTCAAAAGGGAGGTAGCAATCCTTTGCCACTCAAAATTTAAAGATTGCATTTTATCCTTGGGAGCCGCACTGGACCATACATAGCCATTTGATTTATCTTTAACTTTGACAATCAAGTCTTTTTCATTCAAATAAAGCTCTAACCTATCGTTGCTGGCAATCAGCACATCCTGCGAGGTAATATCGGCACCTCGTGCCATTCCACCAGGGTCAGCCATTGGAACCCTTGAGTCCATCTTCTCAATTTTATTTATTCCCCTTGGTACTTCAGAACCTTGTATAGAATTGTCCCCTAAAGCGTGAAGGCATAACAGACTGCTTGCCAAAGCCACCAATGCCAGGATTACACTAATACGTCTTGGCACGAATCAACACCTCCATAACCAGCTCCACCACAAAGTTCCACACCTGCCGCAAGAACAAATAAAACATCGAAGCCGCCAAAATAACTACTGCCATACAAAATAACGTAACAAGCACATTTGAAATCGCCTTGCTAAACTCATACTCGTGCATTTCAGCAATCATCAAGAAAATGTTTACGGCACACCAGCAGATTATAATATCAGTCACGCCAGAGATAAAAAAGCTTTCATTGATAGTAGCCACATTGCTAAGCAAAATAACAAAGGGCATCAACATAATTGCCGGCGCAAAGCTGTAAGCAGTACCGATATACAAAGACCTTAGCGTACCATTTCCATCATGAATTAACCCTACCAAATAGTTACATACTATAAACAGCCCTATTGTCAACACATAAGCAATTAAAGTGTTAATTACAGAGTATTCCTTAACATCAACCGAGAAGATATACCCGCTTGCTGTCTGTCTTAAGACCAACAGAATAAACAGCATTGTGTATATGATAGTGGCTGCTAAAATCGACCCTCTCTTACCCACCTTTACATCATAAGCATTATCAATAGGATGATACAGTGCATATTTTAAATTCACGATATCAAATATCAGCTTATGTCTCAACGCTCTTTCTTTCCAAGTTTTAACTAATCGAACCAAGTTTCTCTTCTTGTTTACTGCTTTAATTACATTGCCTACTATAAAGAGGCACAAAAATACCACCAGTACTTTTCCAAGATGTTCCTGCAGCCAAATATACCTGATTTCCCAGAAAGCAGCCGAATACTCGTCCTTAACCCCTGCTATTTTAAAGTGTTCAAGGGCTTCCCTGTAATTCATTTCCTGCATATATATTCTTCCCATATACAAATGGGCGAGGAAAGAAGTATTGTTAAACCTCAATACTTCCTCCCACAGCTTCTTGCTTTCAGAATATAAGCCATTGTTATACTTATCTATTGCTTTGTGAATATTTAATTGAATAGGAGTAGGTGTAAAAACTTGAATTAATCCTTTTTGTTCGTCCAATACGTACACATTGTCATTTTTATCAACCGCTATACCCCTAGGTACCTCAAACAACCCCACCCTATCGGTCTTCTCTGAATTTCCACCAAATGTACAAATAAGATTCCCCTCATTGGTCAATTCAGTGATAAGCCCATTTCCCTGTAACACATATATTCTGCCATCTTCACAAACATAAAGGTCAGCCGGGTCTTCCAGTTTGATGCTGGTTTTGGTCCTTTTCAGCATGTTTAACCCGTTTATACTATGTTTCTTTACGTTGACGCCGCTTCCCTTATTGACCGTATAAACCAACCCATCATACCCTCTGAATATATTGCCAAACGCAGGAGGAGTCCTTCTTAAGAATACCCTCTTTTGAGCTTCTGTGAGGAAAATGTCTTGCAACTTTTGAAGAATGCTGACGTATACCTCGTTTGAAGCAAAATACCCTAAAAAGTCGCCATTCCCGCTCAAATGAATAATACCCGCTGTCGTACCCTCACTGACTATATAGACTCCTCCATCGTCTGCATGAGCTACCTTTTTAGGTTTAAAACTCTCACTTTTACCAAAATTAGGGGTTTTAGGCCTTTCAAAAGTAAATTCAAGGGCCCCATCTTTACTGAACCTATACACCACTGACTTTTTAAAATCGGCTACATATATCCTTTCATCCCTGTCCACAGACACACCAACAGGTTCTTCCAAAATTCCCTCTCCTATAACTTCTATCTCCGACGTATCCAAATTAACAACAACTATCCTCTTGTTGCCTTTATCCGCTATATACATCTTATTTTCGTAAATATATAAA encodes the following:
- a CDS encoding carbohydrate ABC transporter permease; its protein translation is MSLRTKEQLIGLGFVSPWIIGFIVFMIYPIFNTILYSFSEVRFLLNAVQTTFVGFFNYTDVLLKDPDFKLALPQYFMQLLLFVPMVVIFSLMLSLLLNSKLKGRSFFRALFFLPVIIMSGPVVDNLKSMNAITLQGLFNFPVYKFIAQYLPSFVSVPILYVFNNAVLILWHTGVQTLIFLSALQKIDRSMFEASMVDGASSWQQFWKLTLPVLRPFIFLNIIYTVMDVSMSTLNPIIVQIKLAMFNIRKGFGFAAAASWIYFIIILFAVMLAYLLFGREKE
- a CDS encoding DUF5696 domain-containing protein, with the translated sequence MPRRISVILALVALASSLLCLHALGDNSIQGSEVPRGINKIEKMDSRVPMADPGGMARGADITSQDVLIASNDRLELYLNEKDLIVKVKDKSNGYVWSSAAPKDKMQSLNFEWQRIATSLLTVEYINPSGSISRSPLKHSNAKKPKISIDKNGFSAEVEFYEAKIALTVRVELTDLGIKVTVPDESIVEKGKNILHKLYIMPFFGAAYRDEFPGYVLIPDGCGALIRFSKPRPYISSYVERIYGPDLGMKRPPVKTSITRQTDKERLTMPVFGVAHGGKQNAFLAVITSGEPYAEINVNPANSIIDYTWVCAAFIYREQYIQPISKTGGSVFTALQPHKNAVNATIEYIFLSGEDADYVGMAKAYRQKLYKEGILTKSTAEGSHIKLLIEALMAEPYKGFIGNRLGVMTRLVDVERWIRELYDEGINSMSVVLWGYEKGGVNGHRLTETAVDPAVGSLKDVKRLSDYLNSNNGELLLKKEIFSGYEHQIDKSKLAYHIDGGVIEKIDATMPMFQRTYYQSMRGVREVLDSLEKYPYFMKNIAFSGLASNLFSDFKRGNVTLRHQIEKQIDEMFKMSSDSLNEIAVYDPNIYAVKYANKIFDVPMQHSQFAFETDMVPFMQIVLSGSKEYYAPPLNFGVNSIDDVLRLIDYGAYPSYVLTEEYSNKLASTNLNYIYSSRYNDWKDYIIATYKMVDNILSKVKGKAITKRTVPENGIVLVEYEDGTTIAINYTDKDWKYNNEIVEGKSARIIGMGVK
- a CDS encoding ABC transporter permease subunit codes for the protein MNAGYLVNKVRRYLIVAKKHGLIFRIIVYLLMIGIGFVFVYPLLIMLAESMKDVYDIVNPLVKWIPTKIYFSNFIRAWNVLGGFDVLLTSSFYMLLIAACQTISSALIGYGFAKFSFKFKRVLFFLVICTFIIPDQVTFMPKYLMFKSYGMLRTIFPFLVPALFGQDIRNTIFILIFYQFFKMIPKSLDEAAQIDGAGFVKIFAGINLPLAIPAIVVVFVFSFVWHWNETYLADLYFETAIRTFPLTLQRFTEYFAKLYPVSESANPLLRLNESVRMAGTLLCIVPLVILYAFLERYLIESLDKVGITGE
- a CDS encoding beta-galactosidase; amino-acid sequence: MIEIKNKRIIIDGDPQIIIAGEIHYFRLKRQEWQDRINKLKMAGCNAVASYVPWICHEPVEGEFDFTGRTRPELDLEGFISLCEKNELFVFLRPGPFIMAEMKNEGIPYWVYEKHPEIVPISWDGKKVPTRTIDYLAPAFLQEVRKWYAAVMPIIASHLYTKGGKVIGIQLDNEIGMLSWVSNCPDLTDNVIEDFIGWLHKQYSKEVLQKRYPFDLDNISTCQKAIRSPEEEYALQLFRDLGYYMRERFARYVAILRSYAEEFGIKDVPFFINIHGTAGGRGFTYPIGISQLFKAYTQGDGYVAGSDIYLGNLTMDNFQDLYLINAFMDAVNNEDQPLTSLEFECGDGNYGLTYSGRYDPSAVDFKMRMCIAQGNRMLNYYLFCGGFNYVIDPRAGDGNGRIAFTGERHGFAAPVSPEGELNYTFLRMAQSIKAVRAVSNKLAEMQEEHDRVSIAFIPDYYMTEHYYPNSNRMKELIRNLEQNRGGYAWEALVRAMLLANYRFGAVDIQHRELDPISIPVLVVPSARYMDGSIQKKLVEYLNNGGNILLYGEVPLYDMEGNRCTVLADALNIKPLDTHYSTESYFLSVYAENWAAPRPEVRVNFAQALEGQNSKAILRIRGTDEICGLDAKVGKGRAVVIATAYICDISLYKFILKELGVEPILYHDNPYHGIFMTSTVNQEGERFIHIMNLDGFEKEFHVYEGDIPLFEGIKINLQPREGMMLPLNVTFGDIKIVYSTAEIAGIRENEIEFRLTQPRDVICVATRREILPSNDYIVDKRKDRYIITSLKNAKVDNRVIVQFR
- a CDS encoding YIP1 family protein, with the protein product MFRKVICVLAMMLFITFNIDIVSASDSTQSTSYTYTYSINGKLEIAQDAYLPTMLYLDLGLKEPQDLYIYENKMYIADKGNKRIVVVNLDTSEIEVIGEGILEEPVGVSVDRDERIYVADFKKSVVYRFSKDGALEFTFERPKTPNFGKSESFKPKKVAHADDGGVYIVSEGTTAGIIHLSGNGDFLGYFASNEVYVSILQKLQDIFLTEAQKRVFLRRTPPAFGNIFRGYDGLVYTVNKGSGVNVKKHSINGLNMLKRTKTSIKLEDPADLYVCEDGRIYVLQGNGLITELTNEGNLICTFGGNSEKTDRVGLFEVPRGIAVDKNDNVYVLDEQKGLIQVFTPTPIQLNIHKAIDKYNNGLYSESKKLWEEVLRFNNTSFLAHLYMGRIYMQEMNYREALEHFKIAGVKDEYSAAFWEIRYIWLQEHLGKVLVVFLCLFIVGNVIKAVNKKRNLVRLVKTWKERALRHKLIFDIVNLKYALYHPIDNAYDVKVGKRGSILAATIIYTMLFILLVLRQTASGYIFSVDVKEYSVINTLIAYVLTIGLFIVCNYLVGLIHDGNGTLRSLYIGTAYSFAPAIMLMPFVILLSNVATINESFFISGVTDIIICWCAVNIFLMIAEMHEYEFSKAISNVLVTLFCMAVVILAASMFYLFLRQVWNFVVELVMEVLIRAKTY